The genomic window TCGCGGTCGACGATGTTGCCGGTGACCACCAGGTGGCCGATGTGCTCGGCCAGCACCACGAAGCAGGCCGGGAAGATCATCATGATGGCCTGGAGGTTGTAGACGGGCTTGTAGAGGTGGGGCACGGCGAACCACGGGGCGTTGTGGATGGCGGCGAGGTCCACCAGGCCCAGGTAGAGGGAGATGCAGTAGCCGGCCACCACGCCGATGAGGATCGGGATGATGGTGAAGAATCCCCGTGCGAAGAGCGAGACCAGGATGACGATGGCCAGGGTGGACAGGGACACCACGAGGCTCAGGCCGTGGGGCAGGGGCGAGGTGGCGGGACCCTGCACGAGGCCGGCCATCTGCGCGGCGGTGGGGGCCAGCTCGAGGCCGATGATGGCCACCACGGCGCCCATGGCGGCGGGCGGGAACACCACCTCCAGCCAGCGCGTGCCCACCTGCTGCACGATGAAAGATATCAGGATGAAGAAGAGGCCGAAGACGATGAAGCCGCCCTGCGCGGCGGCGTAGCCCCCCAGGGCCGGCACGGCCAGCACGGCCAGCACCGGCGCGATGAAGGCGAAGCTGGAGCCCAGGTAGGCCGGGATCCTCCCGCGGGTCACGATCAGGTAGACCAGGGTGCCCACGCCGTTCATGAGCAGCGAGGTGGCGGGATCCACGTGGAGGAGGAAGGGCACCAGCACCGTCGCGCCGAACATCGCGAAGAGATGCTGGAGGCTGAGGGGGATCGTTTCGAGGAAGGGGAGCTTCTCCTCGACCTGGATGATGCGCGGTCCCGTGCCTGTGGCCATGAGGTCTCCTATGAATGTTGATTAACCTTCATCTTCTCATCGGATCCCTGCCCGGTCCCTCAGAAAAGGCGGCCCGTGAGGGCGGCGACCGCGGTCTCCACCCTGAGGATCCGCTCCCCGAGGTTCACCGGCCTGCACCCGCTCCGGGTGAGCATCTCCACCTCGGCGGGGATGAACCCGCCCTCGGGGCCGATCACCAGGGTCACGGGGCCCCCGGCGTCGCGGGGGCAGGGCCCGGGCACGCCCGGATGCGCCAGGAGCGGGAGGGTGCCCTGGAGAATTCCGGGGAGCTCGCCCTCGGCGAAGGGCCTCAGGAGGCGGCGGAGGTGCAGCTCCGGGAGGATGGTGTCCCGGGCCTGCTCCAGGCCCAGGATCCGCTGCTCGAGAAGGTTCTCCTCCGAAAGGCGCGGGCTCTTCCAGTAGCTTTTTTCCACCTTCCAGGCGTTGACCAGGAAGATGCGGGCCGCCCCCAGGCTCGTGGCGGCCGCCAGGGTGCGGTTGAGCACCTTGGGCCGGGGCAGGGCCAGCACCAGGGTCAGGGGCAGCTTCTGGGGCGGCGGCCGGTCCAGGACCACCTCCAGGTGGAGGCCGTCCTCCAGCGAGGCCACCCGGCCCCGGCCCACGGATCCGCCCAGGAGGCCCACCACCAGCTCGTCTCCCACGGCCGCCCGGTGCACCTCCAGGACGTGCCGCTCCCTGCGCCCATGGAGCCGGACCCGGCCCGGAGCCGTGAAGTCCTCCTCCCGGAGGAGCACGAGGTTCATGACCGTCCCATGGCGACCTGATAGACTGGACTGTTTTTGTGAACGGAGCTCATTGTGAAAATCCTCATCCTTGGCGTGAACGGATTCATCGGGTCGCATCTCGTTGGCCGCATCCTGCGCGACACCACCTGGGAAGTCTATGGCATGGATCTCGGCAACCACAAGGTCGCCGAGTACCTGGACAACCCCCGCTTCCACTTCCGCGAGGGCGACATCAGCATCAGCAAGGAGTGGATCGAGTACCACGTGAAGAACTGCGACGTGGTGCTGCCCCTGGTGGCCATCGCCACCCCCAAGGTCTACGTCACCGACCCCCTGCGGGTGTTCGAGCTGGACTTCGAGGAGAACCTCCGCATCGTCCGCCAGTGCGTCAAGTACAAGAAGCGGGTCGTCTTCCCCAGCACCTCCGAGGTCTACGGCATGTGCCCGGACGCGGAGTTCGACGAGGAGACCTCGGCCCTGGTCACCGGCCCCATCCCCATGCAGCGGTGGATCTACTCCACCTCCAAGCAGCTTCTCGACCGCGTCATCTGGGGCTACGGGTTCCGGGACAACCTCCAGTTCACCCTGTTCCGCCCCTTCAACTGGATGGGACCCAAGCTCGACAGCCTCAACACCGCCAAGGAGGGCTCCAGCCGCCTGGTGACCCAGTTCGCCTGGAACCTGTTCAACGGCGAGCCCCTCAAGCTGGTGGACGGCGGCGCCCAGCGCCGCTGCTTCTGCGACGTCGAGGACGCCATGGACGGCCTCATGAGCGTGCTGCGCAACGAGGGCGGCAAGGCCGACGGCAAGATCTTCAACATCGGCAACCCCGCCAACGACCATAGCGTGCAGGACATCGCCGAGCGCATGCTGGAGATCTGGAAGGACCACCCCTTCCGCCTGGAGCGCAACATCCCCCTGTCGCACATCGTGCAGGAGACCAGCGGCGCCTTCTACGGCAAGGGCTACCAGGACGTCCTGGTGCGCACCCCCAGCATCCGGCGCATGCGCGAGACCTTCGGCTTCGATCCGAAGATCGGCATCAAGGAGGCCCTGCGCAAGGCCATCGACTTCTTCGTGGAAGAGCACAAGGCCATGGAGAAGATCGTGGAGACCGAGGGTTGACGAAAAAGGAACGGGGCACCCTCCTCTGGATCTGGCTCTTCCTCGGCCTGGTCCCGCTCTTCATGCGCCCCCTGTGGGAACCTGACGAGGCCCGCTACGCCGAGATCCCCCGGGAGATGCTCGCGAGCGCGGACTGGCTCACGCCCCGGCTCAACCAGGTCCTCTACTTCGAGAAGCCGCCCCTCCAGTACTGGCTTTCCGCCCTTTCCATGAAGGCCTTCGGCCTGCACGCCTTCGCGGCGCGCCTGCCCCTGGCCCTGGCCACGCTCATCACCCTGTGGTGCGCGTGGAAGCTGGCCACGCGCCTGGGGGCGCGCCAGGCCACCTGGGCGGCCTTCATGGCCGCCACGGCCGTGCTGGCCTACGTCTGCGCCCAGGTGCTCACCCTGGACGCGCTCTTCTCCGCCTTCCAGGTGCTGGCCCTGGTGGCCGGCATCGAGGCGGTGGCCGCGCGTTTCGAGGAGCGCCCCGCCACCGGCTGGAGCCTCCTGGCCTTCGGGTCCATGGCCCTGGCCATGCTCACCAAGGGGCTGGCGGCGCCGGTGCTGGTGGGGGGGATCCTCATCTGCTCGCTGCCCTTCGCCTGGTCCGCGCCCCGCATGCGCTCGGCCCTGCTGAGGACCCTCCTGGACCCCCTGGGCTGGCTCCTCTTCGCCGCCGTCGCGGCGCCGTGGTTCGTCCTGGTGGAGCGGGCCAATCCGGGCCACGCGAATTTCTTCTTCATCCACGAGCACTTCGCCAGGTACACCAGCCACGTCCACGACCGCGCCGGTTCCAAGAACCCCGTCCTCGACAAGTTCTACTTCACGGCCTTCCTGGCGGTGGGCGTCCTGCCCTGGCTCGGCGCCTGCGTGACGGGCCTGCGCCGGGGCGTGGCCTTCCTGCGCCGGACGTCGGGCCCCGTCTCCGAAGGCGCGCCCCTCATCCGGTGGACCGTGGCCACCGTCATCCTGGGCGCCGCCGTCCCGCTGCTCTTCTATAGCCTCTCGGGCTCCAAGCTGCCCCCCTACATCCATCCCGCCATCGTCCCGCTCCTGGCCCTGGCCTGCGCGCTGGAGAAGGAGGGGGAGGAATGGACCGCCCTGGCCCGCGCCGGAAGGGAGCTCCTGGTGCTCGGCGTGCTGTTCCTGGCGGCGCCCTTCATCGTCAAGGACCTCACGGGACCCGCCTGGATCCTGGCCCTCGGCGTGGCCTTCCTGGCCATGGGCTGCTGGGGCCTGCGGCCCAGGGCGCTCACCGGACCCAGGTTCATGGCGGGCCTGGGCGCGGCCCTGCTGCTGCTCACCTTCGCCGCCAGCCGGGTGGCCCCGCCCACCAAGGACGCCAGCTCCCTGATCCGCAAGGCCCCGGCGGGGGCCCAGTGGATCAGCTGCGGCGACTACTACCAGGTGCTGCCCTTCCTCACCGGGGAGCGGGTGGTGGTGGTGGCGGGCACCGGCGAGCTCGCCTACGGCCGGGACCACCTGGATCCCGGCACCCGCGCGCGCTGGTTCCAGGAGGATCTGGACCAGCTCCTCCCCATGGCGCAGCGCCTGCGCGCCGAGGATCCCTCCCGCCCCGTGGCCGCCCTCATCGACCGCTGGGCCTGGCGCGACCTGCCCGAGGACCAGAAGGCGGCCTTCCAGGTCACCGTCCGCACCGACAAGAACCTCCTGGCGGTTCTGAGGTAGCATAGGCGGATGCCGGAAGCCCCAGTCTACCTTGACAACAACGCCACCACCCGCCTCGCCCCCGAGGCCCTGGAGGCCATGCTGCCCTTCCTGGGGGACCAGTTCGGCAACGCCGGGAGCGCCCACGGGCTGGGAAGGCTCTCCGAAGGCGCCGTGGTCGTGGCCCGGGAACGCGTGGCCGCGCTCCTGGGCTGCGCTCCTGCCGAACTGGTCTTCAACAGCGGCGGCACCGAGGGCATCAACCACGCCTTCCGGGGGGTCTTCGAGGCCCTGCCCGCCAGGCGCCACTTCATCACCACCGCCGTGGAACACAGCGCCGTCCTGGCCTGCGCCGACTGGCTGCGCAAGCAGGGCGCCGAGGTGACCGTCCTGGGCGTGGACGCCCAGGGCCGCCTGGACCTGGCGGAGCTGGAGGCCGCCCTAACCCCCGCCACCGCCCTGGTGTCGGTCATGGCCGCCAACAACGAGACCGGCGTCCTCTTCCCCCTGGAGGACATCGCCCGCATCGTGAAGGCCCGGGGCGTCCTCCTCCACGTGGACGGCACCCAGGCCCTGGGCAAGGTGCCCGTGGACCTCGCCCGGATCCCTGTGGACCTCTTCAATTTCAGCGGCCACAAGTTCCACGGCCCCAAGGGCGCCGGCGGCCTCTTCCTGAGGCGCGGCCTGCGCCTGCGCCCCTTCATGATCGGCGGCGGCCAGGAGCGCGGCAGGCGCGGCGGCACCGAGAACGTGCCGGGAATCGTGGGCCTTGGCGTGGCCGCGGACCTCGCCCGCACCCACCTGGCCGGGGAC from Geothrix sp. 21YS21S-2 includes these protein-coding regions:
- the uraA gene encoding uracil permease — encoded protein: MATGTGPRIIQVEEKLPFLETIPLSLQHLFAMFGATVLVPFLLHVDPATSLLMNGVGTLVYLIVTRGRIPAYLGSSFAFIAPVLAVLAVPALGGYAAAQGGFIVFGLFFILISFIVQQVGTRWLEVVFPPAAMGAVVAIIGLELAPTAAQMAGLVQGPATSPLPHGLSLVVSLSTLAIVILVSLFARGFFTIIPILIGVVAGYCISLYLGLVDLAAIHNAPWFAVPHLYKPVYNLQAIMMIFPACFVVLAEHIGHLVVTGNIVDRDLMKDPGLHRSLLGDGLSNVLSGLTGATPNTTYGENIGVMAITRVFSVWVIGGAACIAIVISFVGKIGAVIRSIPGPVMGGVCLLLFGVIAAAGIRMIIEKKVDYTRPANLILTAVTFVVGISGAKITLGHVALQGMALATVVAILLGLVVWVGEMCAPAPAAAPEPE
- a CDS encoding 16S rRNA (uracil(1498)-N(3))-methyltransferase, with the protein product MNLVLLREEDFTAPGRVRLHGRRERHVLEVHRAAVGDELVVGLLGGSVGRGRVASLEDGLHLEVVLDRPPPQKLPLTLVLALPRPKVLNRTLAAATSLGAARIFLVNAWKVEKSYWKSPRLSEENLLEQRILGLEQARDTILPELHLRRLLRPFAEGELPGILQGTLPLLAHPGVPGPCPRDAGGPVTLVIGPEGGFIPAEVEMLTRSGCRPVNLGERILRVETAVAALTGRLF
- a CDS encoding bifunctional UDP-4-keto-pentose/UDP-xylose synthase is translated as MKILILGVNGFIGSHLVGRILRDTTWEVYGMDLGNHKVAEYLDNPRFHFREGDISISKEWIEYHVKNCDVVLPLVAIATPKVYVTDPLRVFELDFEENLRIVRQCVKYKKRVVFPSTSEVYGMCPDAEFDEETSALVTGPIPMQRWIYSTSKQLLDRVIWGYGFRDNLQFTLFRPFNWMGPKLDSLNTAKEGSSRLVTQFAWNLFNGEPLKLVDGGAQRRCFCDVEDAMDGLMSVLRNEGGKADGKIFNIGNPANDHSVQDIAERMLEIWKDHPFRLERNIPLSHIVQETSGAFYGKGYQDVLVRTPSIRRMRETFGFDPKIGIKEALRKAIDFFVEEHKAMEKIVETEG
- a CDS encoding glycosyltransferase family 39 protein; amino-acid sequence: MTKKERGTLLWIWLFLGLVPLFMRPLWEPDEARYAEIPREMLASADWLTPRLNQVLYFEKPPLQYWLSALSMKAFGLHAFAARLPLALATLITLWCAWKLATRLGARQATWAAFMAATAVLAYVCAQVLTLDALFSAFQVLALVAGIEAVAARFEERPATGWSLLAFGSMALAMLTKGLAAPVLVGGILICSLPFAWSAPRMRSALLRTLLDPLGWLLFAAVAAPWFVLVERANPGHANFFFIHEHFARYTSHVHDRAGSKNPVLDKFYFTAFLAVGVLPWLGACVTGLRRGVAFLRRTSGPVSEGAPLIRWTVATVILGAAVPLLFYSLSGSKLPPYIHPAIVPLLALACALEKEGEEWTALARAGRELLVLGVLFLAAPFIVKDLTGPAWILALGVAFLAMGCWGLRPRALTGPRFMAGLGAALLLLTFAASRVAPPTKDASSLIRKAPAGAQWISCGDYYQVLPFLTGERVVVVAGTGELAYGRDHLDPGTRARWFQEDLDQLLPMAQRLRAEDPSRPVAALIDRWAWRDLPEDQKAAFQVTVRTDKNLLAVLR
- a CDS encoding cysteine desulfurase family protein; its protein translation is MPEAPVYLDNNATTRLAPEALEAMLPFLGDQFGNAGSAHGLGRLSEGAVVVARERVAALLGCAPAELVFNSGGTEGINHAFRGVFEALPARRHFITTAVEHSAVLACADWLRKQGAEVTVLGVDAQGRLDLAELEAALTPATALVSVMAANNETGVLFPLEDIARIVKARGVLLHVDGTQALGKVPVDLARIPVDLFNFSGHKFHGPKGAGGLFLRRGLRLRPFMIGGGQERGRRGGTENVPGIVGLGVAADLARTHLAGDSRVRTLRDRLEAFILDRIPGSAVNGAQAPRVPNTSMISFGEVEGEAVLLRLDEAGVCVSTGSACTTGQKEPSHVLRAMGAPDAMGAVRFSLSRYTTEDEVARVEAVLPGILSELRSQGPLGRR